One region of Alcanivorax sediminis genomic DNA includes:
- the rbfA gene encoding 30S ribosome-binding factor RbfA translates to MSRHRRPQGFNRTDRIADQIQRELSRLLQFEMKDPRVNLATIQDVTVSRDLSYAEVYFTLLGKGEEEGVEAEKVLEKAAGFLRSSLAQTLNTRTTPKLRFHYDTTPEHAAEISRLIDDARAEDRELGLDSDEPEQD, encoded by the coding sequence ATGAGTCGTCATCGTCGCCCCCAGGGCTTTAACCGTACAGACCGGATTGCCGATCAGATTCAGCGTGAGCTGTCCCGTCTGCTGCAGTTTGAGATGAAGGACCCGCGCGTTAATCTGGCCACTATTCAGGATGTGACTGTCTCCCGCGATCTTTCCTATGCGGAAGTCTATTTCACTCTGCTTGGCAAAGGCGAGGAAGAAGGCGTCGAAGCCGAGAAGGTACTGGAAAAGGCGGCGGGCTTTCTGCGCAGCAGCCTGGCCCAGACCCTTAACACTCGTACTACCCCCAAATTGCGTTTCCATTACGACACCACTCCGGAACATGCTGCGGAAATTTCTCGTCTGATTGACGATGCTCGCGCAGAGGACCGGGAACTGGGTCTGGATAGCGACGAGCCCGAGCAGGACTAG
- the rpsO gene encoding 30S ribosomal protein S15, which yields MALSAEQKAEILKEHGQKEGDTGSPEVQVALLTANINGLQGHFKDHKKDHHSRRGLIRMVNQRRKLLDYLAKKDRTRYLQLIEKLGLRR from the coding sequence ATGGCGTTGAGCGCTGAACAGAAAGCTGAAATCCTGAAAGAGCATGGCCAGAAAGAAGGCGATACCGGTTCCCCGGAAGTGCAGGTTGCCCTGCTGACCGCCAACATCAATGGTCTGCAAGGTCACTTCAAGGACCACAAGAAGGATCACCACAGCCGTCGCGGCCTGATCCGCATGGTAAACCAGCGTCGTAAGCTGCTGGACTACCTGGCCAAGAAAGACCGCACCCGTTACCTGCAGCTGATCGAGAAACTGGGTCTGCGTCGTTAA
- the tpiA gene encoding triose-phosphate isomerase — MSKRKPLVAGNWKMNGSQALLGEIAGALVSYQGEAEVVVCPPFPYLAAARAALSAGVHVGAQNLSDQPEGAFTGEVAGAMLAEAGCGYVIIGHSERRALYGEDDALVAAKFARAQEAGLVPVLCVGETLEEREAGNTEAVVCGQLMAVIEAVGIDAFASAVVAYEPVWAIGTGKTASPEQAQEVHATLRQTLAEKSPEIASSTRLLYGGSVKADNAALLFSQSDIDGGLIGGASLTADSFLAICQAAQ; from the coding sequence ATGAGCAAAAGAAAGCCGCTTGTGGCCGGGAACTGGAAAATGAATGGCAGCCAGGCCCTGCTGGGTGAAATCGCGGGTGCCCTGGTGAGTTATCAGGGAGAAGCGGAGGTGGTGGTCTGTCCTCCGTTCCCTTATCTGGCGGCGGCCCGAGCGGCATTGTCTGCGGGGGTGCATGTCGGGGCGCAGAATCTCAGTGACCAGCCTGAAGGGGCTTTCACGGGCGAAGTGGCGGGTGCCATGTTGGCGGAAGCCGGCTGTGGCTACGTGATCATTGGCCATTCAGAGCGCCGCGCCTTGTACGGTGAAGATGATGCCCTGGTGGCGGCCAAGTTTGCCCGCGCCCAGGAGGCTGGCCTTGTGCCGGTGCTGTGCGTGGGAGAAACCCTGGAAGAGCGGGAGGCGGGCAACACTGAAGCGGTGGTGTGCGGCCAGCTGATGGCGGTGATAGAGGCGGTGGGGATTGATGCGTTTGCGTCTGCCGTGGTGGCCTATGAGCCGGTCTGGGCCATTGGCACAGGCAAGACTGCCTCGCCTGAGCAGGCTCAGGAGGTGCATGCAACCCTGCGTCAGACGTTGGCAGAAAAGAGCCCGGAAATTGCCAGTTCAACACGCTTGCTTTACGGCGGCAGTGTAAAGGCGGATAATGCCGCCCTTCTGTTTTCCCAGTCAGACATCGATGGGGGTCTGATTGGCGGGGCGTCACTTACCGCCGACAGTTTTCTCGCTATTTGCCAGGCAGCGCAGTAG
- the secG gene encoding preprotein translocase subunit SecG, with the protein MDIVVHVVHILTAIGLIGLILIQHGKGADAGASFGGGASQSVFGSAGSANFLTRATAVLATLFFVTSLVLAWMARQEANGSNVYLPELETIEEQAEVPVSADQAEVPAVQSEVPEAAAATNSEKEVSEQQQADVESASPAEVPQPEQQ; encoded by the coding sequence ATGGATATTGTCGTACACGTAGTGCACATCCTGACCGCCATTGGCCTGATCGGTCTGATCCTGATTCAGCATGGTAAAGGTGCTGATGCGGGGGCCTCGTTTGGTGGGGGCGCGTCCCAGAGCGTTTTCGGTAGCGCCGGTTCTGCCAACTTTCTGACCCGTGCTACGGCAGTGCTGGCGACACTGTTCTTCGTGACCAGCCTGGTGCTGGCATGGATGGCTCGCCAGGAAGCCAATGGCTCGAATGTCTACCTGCCCGAGCTGGAAACCATTGAGGAGCAGGCAGAAGTACCTGTGTCTGCGGATCAGGCAGAGGTTCCTGCGGTGCAGTCCGAGGTGCCTGAGGCAGCTGCAGCAACAAATTCTGAAAAAGAAGTTTCAGAACAGCAGCAAGCTGATGTAGAATCCGCGTCCCCGGCTGAGGTGCCTCAGCCGGAACAGCAGTAA
- the rimP gene encoding ribosome maturation factor RimP, translating to MSKRVEQLTELLAPVVEDLGFVLWGIEYIQGRGAVLRVFIDHADGITVDNCAAVSHEISGVLDVEDPIPGEYNLEVSSPGMDRPMFEIAQYVDYIGEDVQLKLLAPVSGKRKMTAAIVAVDGETLVVELDGETLRIPYSQVDRARLQPRFD from the coding sequence ATGTCGAAACGCGTAGAGCAATTAACGGAGCTGCTGGCTCCGGTAGTGGAAGATCTGGGCTTCGTGCTTTGGGGTATTGAATATATCCAGGGGCGCGGGGCTGTTTTGCGTGTGTTTATCGATCATGCCGACGGCATTACTGTAGATAACTGCGCGGCGGTGAGTCACGAGATCAGCGGCGTGCTGGATGTGGAAGATCCTATTCCGGGTGAGTACAACCTGGAAGTCTCCTCTCCGGGGATGGATCGTCCCATGTTTGAAATTGCGCAATATGTCGATTACATCGGTGAGGATGTTCAGCTGAAGTTGCTGGCACCGGTGTCCGGCAAGCGTAAAATGACGGCGGCCATTGTGGCCGTAGACGGCGAAACGCTGGTGGTGGAGCTGGATGGCGAAACCCTGCGTATTCCTTACAGTCAGGTAGATCGTGCCCGGTTGCAGCCCCGCTTCGACTGA
- the glmM gene encoding phosphoglucosamine mutase, whose product MARKYFGTDGVRGTVGQFPITPDFVLKLGWAAGKVMAAHGGSRILIGKDTRISGYMFESALEAGISAAGVDVRLLGPLPTPGIAYLTRTLSAQAGIVISASHNAYTDNGIKFFGPDGRKLNDEIELEIERLLDEEMSVVATDQIGKVRRIDDARGRYIEFCKSTAPGLDLSGMKIVVDTANGAAYHIAPDVLEELGATVIAMANQPDGFNINRDCGSTHPEKLQQRVVEEKADLGIALDGDADRLIMVDEHGKLIDGDQLLYVVARDRKETGAHVPGVVGTLMSNFGLELALQALGVEFVRAKVGDRYVMEQLDQRGWMIGGESSGHLVCLDRTSTGDGTVSALQVLAALARRKQSLADAVADVALLPQTMINVRGPNRDGFDELPAVKAAMAEVESKLAGNGRILLRPSGTEPLVRVMVEGKEPGQVEALCRELADVVEKAIA is encoded by the coding sequence ATGGCGCGTAAATATTTTGGTACCGACGGTGTTCGCGGTACGGTGGGCCAGTTCCCGATTACTCCGGATTTTGTCCTCAAGCTTGGCTGGGCGGCAGGCAAGGTTATGGCCGCACATGGCGGGAGCCGCATTCTGATTGGCAAAGACACCCGTATTTCCGGTTACATGTTTGAATCGGCACTGGAGGCCGGCATATCGGCGGCGGGGGTTGATGTGCGCCTGTTGGGCCCGCTGCCGACCCCGGGTATTGCCTATCTGACACGCACCCTTTCGGCCCAGGCGGGCATCGTGATTTCTGCGTCCCACAATGCCTACACGGATAACGGTATCAAGTTCTTTGGTCCGGATGGCCGCAAGCTCAATGATGAGATCGAGCTGGAAATTGAGCGGCTTCTGGATGAGGAAATGTCAGTGGTGGCCACTGACCAGATCGGCAAGGTGCGTCGCATTGACGATGCTCGTGGCCGCTACATCGAGTTTTGCAAGAGCACCGCACCGGGTCTTGATCTGAGCGGCATGAAGATCGTGGTGGACACTGCCAATGGCGCTGCCTATCACATTGCCCCAGACGTGCTCGAAGAGTTGGGCGCCACGGTGATTGCCATGGCTAACCAGCCGGACGGCTTCAACATCAACCGTGATTGTGGCTCAACGCATCCCGAAAAATTGCAGCAGCGCGTGGTCGAAGAGAAGGCCGATCTTGGCATTGCCCTGGATGGCGACGCGGATCGTCTGATCATGGTGGATGAGCACGGCAAACTGATTGATGGTGATCAGCTGCTTTATGTCGTGGCGCGTGATCGCAAGGAAACCGGGGCCCATGTCCCCGGTGTCGTGGGCACGCTCATGTCCAACTTCGGGTTGGAGCTGGCTTTGCAGGCGCTGGGAGTGGAGTTTGTTCGCGCCAAGGTCGGAGACCGTTATGTCATGGAGCAGCTGGATCAGCGTGGCTGGATGATTGGCGGTGAGTCCTCCGGACACCTTGTCTGTCTCGATCGCACCTCGACCGGTGACGGCACGGTATCAGCGTTGCAGGTGCTGGCGGCGCTCGCACGCCGCAAGCAATCCCTTGCGGATGCGGTGGCCGATGTGGCGTTGTTGCCGCAGACGATGATCAATGTGCGCGGCCCCAATCGTGATGGTTTTGATGAGCTGCCAGCGGTGAAAGCTGCCATGGCCGAAGTGGAAAGCAAGCTGGCAGGCAATGGCCGCATCCTGTTGCGTCCTTCCGGAACCGAGCCGCTGGTGAGGGTGATGGTGGAAGGCAAGGAGCCGGGGCAGGTGGAAGCCCTGTGCCGTGAGCTGGCGGATGTGGTGGAAAAGGCGATCGCCTAG
- the nusA gene encoding transcription termination factor NusA produces MNKEILLVAETVSNEKGVSRDVIFEAIELALAAATKKRFKEEDVEIRVDIDRVSGDSRTYRVWHVVPDEDLYEFGKQLTLDEAHEQDTSLQIGDTWEEEIESEAFGRIAAQTAKQVIVQKVREAERRQIIEEYRDRIGDLISGTVKKASRDSIVLDLGGNAEALITREHMIPREAVRQNDRIRAYLMGVNEENRGPQLFASRACPEMLIELFKIEVPEIGEELIEIKGAARDPGSRAKIAVKTNDQRIDPVGACVGMRGARVQAVSNELAGERIDIVLWDDNPAQLVINAMQPAEVASIVMDEESHSMDIAVEDESALAQAIGRSGQNIRLASELTGWELNVMTLDDAENKQQEEAAQALETFINELDVDEDVAAILVEEGFSTLEEVAYVPEEEMLAIDGFDEDIVEALRQRAKDVLLTKALVSEEKFENAEPAEDLLTMEGMDRELAVELASRGIVTMEDLAEQAVDDLLEIQGLSEERAAQLIMTARAPWFENEDGE; encoded by the coding sequence ATGAACAAAGAGATCCTGCTGGTAGCGGAAACGGTATCAAACGAAAAAGGCGTCAGCCGCGATGTAATCTTCGAGGCCATCGAGCTGGCCCTGGCTGCTGCTACGAAAAAGCGTTTTAAGGAAGAAGACGTGGAAATCCGCGTGGACATCGATCGTGTGTCCGGCGATTCCCGTACTTACCGTGTCTGGCATGTGGTGCCTGATGAAGACCTCTATGAGTTCGGCAAGCAGCTGACTCTGGATGAGGCTCATGAGCAGGATACCTCGCTGCAGATTGGTGATACCTGGGAAGAGGAAATCGAATCCGAAGCCTTTGGTCGCATTGCAGCGCAAACTGCCAAGCAGGTTATCGTGCAGAAAGTGCGCGAGGCTGAGCGTCGTCAGATCATCGAAGAGTACCGTGATCGCATTGGCGATCTGATCAGCGGCACTGTGAAGAAGGCTAGTCGCGACTCCATCGTGCTGGATCTGGGTGGCAATGCCGAAGCCCTGATCACCCGCGAGCATATGATTCCTCGCGAGGCAGTACGTCAGAACGATCGCATTCGTGCCTACTTGATGGGCGTGAACGAAGAAAACCGTGGTCCGCAGCTGTTTGCCAGCCGTGCCTGCCCGGAAATGTTGATCGAACTGTTCAAGATTGAAGTGCCGGAAATCGGTGAAGAGCTGATCGAGATCAAGGGCGCTGCCCGTGATCCGGGTTCCCGCGCCAAGATTGCGGTGAAAACCAATGACCAGCGCATTGATCCGGTGGGTGCATGCGTGGGTATGCGCGGTGCGCGTGTCCAGGCTGTCTCCAACGAGCTGGCTGGCGAGCGTATCGACATCGTGCTGTGGGATGACAATCCTGCCCAGTTGGTGATCAACGCTATGCAGCCTGCGGAAGTGGCTTCCATCGTGATGGATGAAGAAAGCCATTCCATGGACATTGCTGTGGAAGATGAGTCTGCACTGGCACAGGCCATTGGTCGTAGTGGTCAGAACATTCGTCTTGCCTCCGAGCTGACTGGCTGGGAGCTGAATGTGATGACGCTGGACGACGCCGAGAACAAGCAGCAGGAAGAAGCAGCACAGGCTCTGGAAACGTTCATTAATGAACTGGACGTGGACGAGGATGTGGCTGCAATTCTGGTAGAAGAAGGCTTCTCCACGCTGGAAGAAGTGGCTTATGTACCGGAAGAGGAAATGCTGGCCATCGATGGGTTTGACGAAGATATCGTTGAAGCCCTGCGTCAGCGCGCCAAGGATGTATTGTTGACCAAGGCGTTGGTTTCCGAAGAAAAGTTTGAAAACGCAGAGCCTGCGGAAGACCTTCTGACCATGGAAGGCATGGATCGTGAACTGGCTGTAGAGCTGGCTTCCCGTGGCATTGTCACGATGGAAGACCTTGCCGAACAAGCGGTAGATGATCTGCTGGAAATTCAAGGTCTGAGTGAAGAGCGTGCTGCTCAGTTGATCATGACTGCGCGAGCTCCCTGGTTCGAGAACGAAGACGGGGAATAA
- the infB gene encoding translation initiation factor IF-2, giving the protein MAETTVKKLAETVGMPVEKLLSQMKEAGLPHGDASEEVSGEQKQQLLAHLRKSHGASTDDAKKITLKRKSTSTIKTTGAAGKAKTVNVEVRKKRTYVKREVLEAEEREEAERKAAEEAALKAEQEKREAEEAAKRQADEEAARKKEQEAKAAAEADRKVAEEKAAEDKAKRVAVPKTATAKKPAKEETPEEKAKREEEERKQREAEEAKRKQENEARKKAEEEAARRTAEEAARIAAELEKRGEQPEKKAEEEVDDGSSIVVAAQEASYQREERQSRRRRRKPKAAGVAHGQMKSSMNKAHGFKAPTEKKVMEVEVPESITVGDLAQRLNIKSKELIKSLMKMGEMATVNQLIDQETAILLVEEMGHKAVAGKGEEEVLEDHLATMVNRDGAELSDRAPVVTIMGHVDHGKTSLLDYIRKAKVAAGEAGGITQHIGAYHVEHEKGMITFLDTPGHAAFTAMRARGAKATDIVVIVVAADDGMMPQTEEAINHAKASGVPIIIAVNKIDKEQADPDRVRTELAAKDVIPEEWGGEHQFINVSAHSGQGVDDLLDSILVQAELLELKAPDHGPATGVVIESRIEKGRGTVASILIQGGELNIGDMLLAGAHFGRVRAMIDENGHPINKAGPSIPVEVLGLDGAPEAGEQVQVVSDERKAREVAEFRQDRDRDVKLKRQQASKLENLFANMGSAEASTVNIVLKTDVRGSLEALTGALTDLGTDEVKVNLVSVGVGAINESDVNLAMTSEAVLLGFNVRADTKAKKLCEQEGIDLRYYSVIYELIDDVKQAMSGLLAPEKREEILGTAQVRDVFRSSKFGAVAGCMVIEGTLYRNRPIRVLRDDVVVFEGELESLRRFKDDVAEVRNGMECGIAVKSYNDVKEGDKIEVFEVKEVARSL; this is encoded by the coding sequence ATGGCAGAAACGACCGTAAAGAAACTGGCCGAAACAGTAGGCATGCCCGTTGAGAAGCTGCTTTCTCAAATGAAAGAAGCGGGATTGCCTCATGGCGACGCCAGCGAAGAGGTCTCCGGTGAGCAGAAGCAGCAGCTGCTGGCTCACCTGCGCAAGTCTCATGGTGCAAGTACTGACGACGCCAAGAAAATTACCCTCAAGCGCAAGTCCACCAGCACCATCAAGACCACGGGTGCGGCGGGCAAGGCCAAGACTGTCAACGTGGAAGTACGCAAGAAGCGTACCTATGTGAAGCGTGAAGTGCTGGAAGCGGAAGAGCGCGAAGAAGCAGAGCGCAAGGCAGCGGAAGAGGCGGCCCTGAAAGCCGAGCAGGAGAAGCGCGAAGCTGAAGAAGCCGCCAAACGTCAGGCGGATGAAGAAGCTGCTCGCAAGAAAGAGCAAGAGGCCAAGGCCGCTGCTGAGGCAGACCGCAAGGTAGCGGAAGAGAAAGCCGCTGAAGACAAGGCCAAGCGCGTTGCTGTTCCTAAGACGGCCACCGCCAAGAAGCCGGCTAAAGAAGAGACGCCGGAAGAAAAAGCCAAGCGTGAAGAGGAAGAACGCAAGCAGCGCGAGGCAGAAGAAGCCAAGCGCAAGCAGGAAAACGAAGCACGCAAGAAGGCAGAGGAAGAAGCTGCCCGTCGTACCGCTGAAGAAGCCGCCCGTATTGCTGCGGAGCTGGAAAAGCGTGGCGAACAGCCTGAGAAGAAGGCAGAAGAAGAAGTGGATGATGGCTCCTCCATCGTTGTGGCGGCCCAGGAGGCCAGCTATCAGCGTGAAGAGCGCCAATCCCGTCGTCGTCGTCGCAAGCCGAAAGCGGCTGGCGTTGCTCATGGGCAGATGAAGAGCTCCATGAACAAGGCGCACGGCTTCAAGGCTCCGACCGAGAAGAAAGTTATGGAAGTTGAGGTGCCGGAAAGCATCACCGTTGGTGATCTGGCACAGCGCCTGAACATCAAGTCCAAAGAACTGATCAAGTCACTCATGAAGATGGGTGAAATGGCGACCGTGAATCAGTTGATCGATCAGGAAACCGCCATCCTGCTGGTTGAGGAAATGGGCCATAAGGCCGTTGCCGGCAAGGGTGAAGAAGAGGTTCTGGAAGATCATCTGGCGACCATGGTTAACCGTGATGGTGCCGAGCTGTCTGATCGTGCTCCGGTGGTGACCATCATGGGCCACGTTGACCACGGTAAGACCTCGCTGCTGGATTACATCCGTAAAGCCAAGGTGGCTGCCGGTGAGGCCGGGGGTATTACCCAGCACATCGGTGCTTATCACGTAGAGCACGAGAAAGGCATGATTACCTTCCTCGATACTCCTGGTCACGCTGCCTTTACCGCCATGCGTGCCCGTGGTGCCAAGGCAACTGATATCGTGGTGATCGTGGTGGCTGCCGATGACGGTATGATGCCGCAGACCGAAGAGGCGATTAATCACGCCAAGGCCTCCGGTGTGCCGATCATCATCGCGGTGAACAAGATTGATAAAGAGCAGGCCGACCCGGATCGTGTGCGCACTGAGCTGGCTGCGAAGGACGTGATTCCGGAAGAGTGGGGTGGTGAGCATCAGTTCATCAACGTTTCCGCTCACTCGGGTCAGGGTGTGGACGATCTTCTGGACTCCATTCTGGTTCAGGCTGAACTGCTGGAACTGAAGGCACCGGATCACGGCCCGGCTACCGGTGTCGTGATTGAATCGCGCATCGAGAAAGGGCGCGGTACCGTGGCCTCCATCCTGATTCAGGGTGGTGAGCTGAACATCGGTGATATGCTGCTGGCGGGTGCCCATTTCGGTCGCGTTCGCGCCATGATCGATGAGAACGGTCACCCAATCAACAAAGCAGGTCCGTCCATTCCGGTAGAAGTGCTGGGCCTGGATGGTGCGCCGGAAGCCGGTGAGCAGGTACAGGTAGTATCCGATGAGCGCAAGGCCCGTGAAGTGGCTGAGTTCCGTCAGGACCGCGACCGTGATGTGAAGCTCAAGCGTCAGCAGGCATCCAAGCTGGAAAACCTGTTTGCCAACATGGGCAGCGCAGAAGCCAGCACCGTCAATATCGTTTTGAAGACCGATGTGCGTGGTTCTCTGGAAGCCCTCACGGGTGCCCTGACCGATCTGGGTACCGACGAAGTGAAGGTGAATCTGGTGTCCGTGGGCGTGGGTGCCATCAACGAATCCGACGTCAACCTGGCCATGACCAGTGAAGCGGTACTGTTGGGCTTCAACGTGCGTGCCGATACCAAGGCCAAGAAACTGTGTGAGCAGGAAGGTATCGACCTGCGTTACTACAGCGTGATCTACGAGCTGATCGATGATGTGAAGCAGGCCATGAGTGGTTTGCTGGCACCGGAGAAGCGCGAAGAGATTCTCGGTACCGCACAAGTGCGCGATGTGTTCCGTTCTTCCAAGTTCGGTGCCGTTGCCGGTTGTATGGTTATCGAAGGTACCCTGTACCGCAATCGTCCGATCCGCGTTCTGCGCGACGATGTAGTGGTCTTCGAAGGTGAACTGGAATCCCTGCGTCGCTTCAAGGACGACGTGGCGGAAGTTCGCAACGGCATGGAATGTGGTATCGCCGTGAAGAGCTACAACGACGTTAAAGAAGGCGACAAGATCGAAGTCTTCGAAGTGAAGGAGGTGGCGCGCTCCCTGTAA
- the truB gene encoding tRNA pseudouridine(55) synthase TruB yields the protein MAKRRPRGRDLNGILLLDKVGGVSSNGALQMAKKMFAAAKAGHTGSLDPLATGMLPICFGEATKFSQFLLESDKSYRVTAKLGVTTETGDADGEVVKTTEVTATAAQIEDALMSFVGNIEQIPSMYSAIKHEGVPLYKLAREGKTVERKPRAVTIYDIRILRIEGDELEFEVDCSKGTYVRSLVEDTGEKLGCGGHVTVLRRLSAGPYPTDKMLTLEQLGNIKAEGGFEAIDELLLPLSTSVADWPRVELGDNAAYYIQQGQPVMASDRPADGWVSVYQASSGEFLGVGEVLEDGRIAPRRLVSN from the coding sequence GTGGCAAAACGTCGTCCCCGTGGCCGTGATCTCAACGGCATTCTGTTGTTGGATAAAGTCGGTGGTGTCAGCAGTAATGGCGCCCTGCAGATGGCCAAGAAAATGTTTGCAGCGGCCAAGGCCGGCCACACCGGCAGCCTGGATCCGCTGGCTACGGGCATGCTGCCGATCTGCTTTGGTGAAGCCACCAAGTTCAGCCAGTTCCTGCTGGAATCTGACAAGAGTTATCGGGTGACAGCCAAGCTGGGCGTGACCACCGAAACCGGTGATGCCGATGGAGAGGTAGTTAAGACCACCGAAGTGACTGCTACTGCGGCCCAGATCGAGGACGCACTGATGTCCTTCGTTGGCAATATCGAACAGATTCCCAGCATGTACTCGGCCATCAAGCATGAGGGGGTGCCCCTCTACAAGTTGGCCCGGGAAGGTAAAACCGTTGAGCGCAAACCGCGCGCGGTCACTATCTATGACATCCGTATCCTGCGCATCGAAGGCGATGAGCTGGAATTCGAGGTGGACTGTTCCAAAGGCACCTATGTGCGCTCGCTGGTGGAAGATACCGGCGAGAAACTGGGTTGCGGCGGTCATGTGACCGTGTTGCGCCGACTGTCGGCGGGTCCTTATCCGACCGACAAGATGCTGACGCTGGAACAGTTGGGCAATATCAAGGCTGAGGGTGGCTTCGAGGCAATCGACGAACTGCTCTTGCCTTTATCGACCAGCGTGGCAGACTGGCCGCGCGTTGAATTGGGCGACAATGCCGCCTACTACATTCAGCAGGGTCAGCCAGTGATGGCCTCTGACCGTCCAGCGGATGGCTGGGTTAGTGTTTATCAAGCCTCCAGCGGCGAGTTTCTTGGCGTCGGTGAGGTATTGGAAGACGGGCGAATCGCGCCGCGTCGACTGGTTTCAAACTGA
- the folP gene encoding dihydropteroate synthase, with translation MTQLRCGSRMLDLSAPVVMGILNVTPDSFSDGGRFTERDAALRQAEQMLKDGAALIDVGGESTRPGAAPVSEQEELDRVVPIVEALNQELGALVSVDTSTAVVIRDSAAAGAGLINDVRALRRPGALAAAAESTLPVCLMHMQGEPGNMQDNPQYDDVTAEVITFLLARIDACLAAGIARDSLLVDPGFGFAKSVNHNLQLMKEMSALRGLNLPILIGVSRKSLFGKVLGRDVNERLSGSLAAAVMCVERGAKIVRAHDVQETVDAVRFAHAVLEAHKES, from the coding sequence ATGACCCAGTTACGTTGCGGTTCGCGGATGCTGGATCTGTCTGCTCCGGTTGTTATGGGCATCCTCAATGTGACCCCCGACTCCTTTTCTGACGGCGGTCGTTTCACCGAGCGCGATGCTGCCCTGCGCCAGGCTGAGCAGATGCTGAAAGATGGCGCAGCACTGATCGATGTGGGGGGCGAGTCGACCCGCCCGGGTGCTGCTCCGGTGAGCGAGCAGGAAGAACTGGACCGTGTGGTGCCCATTGTTGAGGCGCTGAATCAGGAGCTGGGTGCGTTGGTGTCGGTGGATACCAGCACGGCTGTGGTGATCCGGGACAGTGCTGCCGCAGGCGCCGGGTTGATTAACGATGTGCGAGCCCTTCGTCGCCCGGGTGCGCTGGCAGCGGCCGCCGAGTCCACTTTGCCGGTTTGCCTGATGCACATGCAGGGCGAACCGGGCAATATGCAGGACAATCCGCAGTACGACGACGTGACGGCGGAAGTGATCACTTTTTTGCTGGCGCGCATTGATGCCTGCCTGGCGGCAGGCATTGCCCGCGACAGCCTGTTGGTGGATCCCGGGTTTGGTTTTGCCAAGTCGGTAAACCACAATCTGCAACTGATGAAGGAAATGTCGGCGTTGCGGGGGCTGAATTTGCCAATTCTGATCGGTGTCTCGCGCAAGTCCCTGTTTGGCAAGGTGCTGGGGCGAGATGTGAATGAGCGGCTGTCAGGAAGTCTGGCGGCGGCAGTAATGTGTGTGGAGCGCGGCGCGAAGATTGTGCGTGCTCATGATGTACAGGAAACGGTGGACGCGGTGCGTTTTGCCCATGCCGTCCTCGAAGCGCACAAGGAGTCATGA